A genomic segment from Scomber japonicus isolate fScoJap1 chromosome 11, fScoJap1.pri, whole genome shotgun sequence encodes:
- the il1rl1 gene encoding interleukin-1 receptor type 1, translating into MPVALMELRCTTRQESLGSPNRIEAKGRHTATDCEDNGLEDFNLLEGEAFPFVPSDLEDWKLPDEHFLWYKNSSKIEYISSDEKERIHYHSGALLFLNLSTEDSGFYTVQYNRSGQCDNYRLEVNVFNASYKSDEVILFGKIENSDVNKQVTCPDSVKFICDDFNGRFTWYKDFNILKDRHGDSIRIANANKDDEGIYTCICTWEHNHILYNSSGSRRLLLLEPSSPREPEILSNTDQFADEGAETKLNCSVFCGFNTPKDCEASWHVNGQPFVNTKGYNQTIKTITENPSKRTISTAILTIERVSAKDFQEKFECVGQGFYEEKRAVFTLKRRATIVPLVIGGLCALLLSVFLAMLVKYFAIDLALLFRPYFPLSRQKDAKLFDAYVVYQTPSGDKAAEDMFCQFVTKILPSVLEEKCGYRLFIHGRDDIPGEDRLELVEDRMKQSRRLMVILTSGSESEREVTDICPTSPLNSVGGFDWQVGLHQALIQREMNVILIQLGDTGPEGYTHLPPGLQHLIRCSAPIRWPESSSSAAMWKSRFWKRVRYLMPAKPASKSTQSLII; encoded by the exons ACTGTGAGGATAATGGGCTAGAAGACTTTAACCTTCTTGAAGGTGAAGCATTTCCTTTTGTGCCTAGTGATCTGGAGGACTGGAAGCTCCCAGATGAACATTTCTTGTGGTACAAAAACAGCTCCAAGATCGAGTACATCTCCTCTGATGAAAAAGAGAGGATACATTACCATAGTGGCGCGCTGCTTTTCTTAAACCTCTCCACTGAGGACTCCGGCTTTTACACTGTCCA GTATAACAGATCAGGACAGTGTGACAACTATCGTTTGGAAGTTAATGTCTTCAATGCAAGCTATAAAAGCGATGAAGTCATTCTCTTTGGAAAAATTGAAAACTCTGACGTGAACAAACAGGTCACATGTCCAGATTCTGTCAAGTTCATTTGTGACGATTTTAATGGAAGATTCACCTGGTACAAG GACTTCAATATTCTTAAAGATCGCCATGGAGACAGCATCAGGATAGCAAATGCCAACAAAGATGATGAGGGCATCTACACTTGCATTTGTACCTGGGAACAcaatcacatactgtacaactcTTCAGGCTCCAGAAGGTTATTACTATTGG AGCCTAGTTCCCCACGTGAACCGGAAATCTTGTCAAACACGGATCAGTTTGCTGATGAAG GTGCTGAGACCAAGCTGAACTGCTCGGTTTTCTGTGGGTTCAACACACCAAAAGACTGTGAGGCTAGCTGGCATGTTAACGGACAACCTTTTGTCAATACAAAGGGATACAATCAAACCATCAAAAC AATCACCGAAAATCCTTCAAAGAGGACCATCTCCACTGCAATCCTCACCATTGAAAGAGTGTCTGCTAAAGACTTCCAGGAAAAGTTTGAATGCGTTGGCCAGGGCTTTTATGAGGAAAAGCGTGCCGTATTCACTCTGAAACGAAGAG CAACAATAGTTCCCCTGGTTATTGGAGGGTTGTGTGCATTGCTCTTGTCTGTGTTCTTGGCCATGTTGGTTAAGTACTTTGCCATCGACCTTGCTCTCCTCTTCAGACCCTACTTCCCACTGAGCCGTCAAAAag ATGCAAAATTGTTTGATGCCTATGTGGTCTACCAGACGCCGAGTGGAGACAAGGCCGCTGAGGACATGTTCTGTCAGTTTGTCACAAAGATTTTGCCCTCTGTGCTCGAGGAAAAGTGCGGATATCGACTTTTCATTCATGGGAGGGACGACATACCTGGGGAAG ATCGTCTGGAGTTGGTGGAGGACCGTATGAAGCAGAGCAGGAGGCTGATGGTCATCCTCACCTCCGGTTCAGAATCAGAGAGAGAGGTCACGGACATATGCCCCACCTCTCCCTTAAACTCAGTCGGAGGGTTTGACTGGCAG GTGGGGCTTCACCAAGCACTGATCCAGAGGGAAATGAATGTGATTCTGATCCAGCTGGGggacacggggccagagggatACACACACCTTCCGCCTGGTTTGCAGCATCTGATTCGCTGTAGCGCCCCCATTAGGTGGCCAGAGAGTTCAAGCAGTGCTGCCATGTGGAAGTCACGCTTCTGGAAGAGAGTGCGATACCTGATGCCTGCCAAGCCAGCCTCAAAATCTACACAGTCTCttattatctga